In Candidatus Dormiibacterota bacterium, a genomic segment contains:
- a CDS encoding Rho termination factor N-terminal domain-containing protein, translating into MPQQSWSPHRERQYEHIKDSLESRGRDEKTAEEIAARTVNKERARAGEARQASRTSIDDISSGRRGGLRSHRGPGGRTVAQLRNEARSRGLRGYSRMRKAELERRLAR; encoded by the coding sequence ATGCCGCAGCAGAGCTGGAGTCCGCACCGTGAGCGCCAGTACGAGCACATCAAGGACAGTCTCGAGAGCCGCGGTCGTGATGAGAAGACCGCCGAGGAGATCGCCGCCCGCACGGTGAACAAGGAGCGGGCGCGGGCCGGTGAGGCGCGGCAGGCGAGCCGCACGTCGATCGACGACATCTCCTCGGGCCGCCGCGGCGGGCTGCGTTCGCACCGCGGCCCGGGTGGACGCACGGTTGCCCAGCTGCGCAACGAGGCACGCAGCCGAGGACTGCGCGGCTACTCGCGGATGCGCAAGGCCGAGCTGGAGCGGCGTCTCGCACGCTGA